Proteins from a single region of Coraliomargarita parva:
- a CDS encoding single-stranded DNA-binding protein, with amino-acid sequence MNQTILSGRLTSDIETRNVGEQHLGKFTLACNEGDRVVFMPVECWNMPHLPKYLGKGSKVLVAGSLKQDQWETEKHEKRSRIVLAAFRVEFLSPMEKEPEPDSGRTASPTSRSGRRTRVA; translated from the coding sequence ATGAATCAGACGATACTGAGTGGACGCCTCACCTCCGATATCGAAACGCGGAACGTGGGGGAGCAGCATCTGGGTAAGTTCACGCTTGCCTGTAATGAAGGAGACCGGGTGGTCTTTATGCCGGTGGAGTGCTGGAATATGCCGCATCTCCCCAAATACTTAGGCAAGGGGTCGAAAGTACTGGTGGCTGGCAGTTTAAAGCAGGACCAGTGGGAGACTGAAAAGCACGAAAAGCGTAGCCGGATCGTGTTGGCAGCCTTCAGGGTTGAGTTCCTGAGCCCGATGGAGAAGGAGCCTGAACCGGATTCGGGGCGTACGGCATCGCCGACCTCGCGCTCGGGACGACGCACGCGTGTCGCCTAG